The Acanthopagrus latus isolate v.2019 chromosome 13, fAcaLat1.1, whole genome shotgun sequence genome contains a region encoding:
- the trim47 gene encoding E3 ubiquitin-protein ligase TRIM47, translating into MATAGATGDDLRKELTCAICLDFFKDPVILKCGHNFCRFCICMHWDENGGDYGYQCPQCRTVFSKRSFTKNYLVQNLVAKLDDLDCLGSCPAQTKPVKVDGKCDQHGEELKLYCQTDKRPICVVCRESRAHRHHEVAPVPEVVNDMKMELKLRLMELNWQKSQCVKVITADERTKNEVRLKKQRLKEKIEADVGAMVQFLLDERDSLLESLDAEEVANMAVIDDNLKIVEKEAADVDKAITNIHSHISGKTSFESLAETFNEAIHCKPFTSLEPVNCQTEFTDFSGPFQLIMWKKMMHVLHTMPQNLTLDPDTAHPNLLISDFDTKVEEGRVRNQEPDLPARFNRFCGVLATAQYASGQHYWEVDVRDKGVWYLGITTECSNRKGFVSLTPSAGYWSLCLQDRLYANGEHGRIPVADYWNSPRVGVYLDYDNGRLSFYDAVTMKRLYMFDTCFEEPVYPFFSPGKNDPGSRLQICHYY; encoded by the exons ATGGCTACCGCTGGAGCAACTGGAGACGACCTGCGGAAAGAGCTCACATGTGCCATTTGTTTGGATTTCTTCAAAGACCCGGTCATACTGAAATGCGGCCACAATTTCTGTCGCTTCTGCATCTGCATGCACTGGGATGAAAATGGCGGAGACTACGGTTATCAGTGCCCCCAGTGCCGCACG GTGTTCAGCAAGAGGAGCTTCACCAAGAACTACCTGGTGCAGAATCTGGTTGCCAAACTGGACGATCTGGACTGCCTGGGCTCTTGTCCCGCACAAACTAAGCCCGTTAAAGTCGATGGAAAGTGTGACCAACACGGAGAAGAGCTGAAACTGTACTGCCAGACTGACAAGAGGCCCATCTGTGTAGTCTGCAGGGAATCCAGAGCACACAG acACCATGAGGTAGCACCAGTTCCAGAAGTTGTGAATGATATGAAG ATGGAGTTGAAACTGAGGCTGATGGAGCTCAACTGGCAGAAGTCTCAATGTGTGAAAGTTATAACGGCTGATGAGCGCACCAAAAATGAAGTCAGG CTGAAGAAACAGAGACTCAAGGAGAAGATAGAGGCGGATGTCGGTGCCATGGTCCAGTTCTTGCTTGATGAAAGGGACTCCCTGCTCGAGAGCCTTGACGCCGAGGAAGTGGCCAATATGGCCGTCATAGACGACAACTTGAAGATTGTGGAAAAGGAGGCAGCAGATGTGGACAAAGCTATAACTAATATTCATAGCCACATCAGTGGGAAAACCAGCTTCGAG AGCCTTGCTGAGACATTCAATGA GGCCATCCACTGCAAGCCTTTCACATCTCTGGAGCCGGTTAATTGTCAGACTGAATTTACAGACTTCTCAGGGCCCTTCCAGCTTATCATGTGGAAGAAGATGATGCATGTGCTGCATACCA TGCCTCAGAACCTCACGTTAGACCCAGACACCGCTCACCCAAACCTGCTCATCtcagactttgacacaaaagTGGAGGAGGGCCGTGTTCGCAACCAGGAGCCAGACCTGCCTGCCCGCTTCAACCGATTCTGCGGCGTCCTCGCCACAGCCCAGTACGCCAGTGGCCAGCACTACTGGGAGGTGGATGTGAGGGACAAAGGTGTTTGGTACCTGGGAATCACCACTGAGTGCAGCAACAGGAAGGGCTTTGTCAGCCTCACTCCGTCCGCAGGGTACTGGAGCCTGTGTCTGCAAGACCGGCTGTATGCCAACGGAGAGCACGGGCGCATCCCTGTTGCCGACTACTGGAACTCTCCTCGGGTCGGCGTGTACCTGGACTACGACAACGGGCGTCTCAGTTTCTACGACGCCGTCACAATGAAGAGACTGTACATGTTTGACACCTGCTTTGAGGAACCTGTCTACCCTTTCTTCAGCCCAGGGAAGAATGATCCTGGCAGCAGGCTGCAGATATGTCACTATTACTGA